In Streptomyces chartreusis, the following proteins share a genomic window:
- a CDS encoding helix-turn-helix transcriptional regulator: MTTPIPVFVRAEDPLTAAGLEAALKSRPEVTLVGKDNITACTVAVAAVEAFSDATVRALRAVSSRGCSRMVLVTDGLAEERLLEVAAMGVCAVLPRAEATACRLVQLIVGATAGQGSLPAALPGRLLAHAGRVQRKAPSAVREQPTGLSEREMRVLQLVSEGYDTREIARRLSYSERTVKSALHDITSRYRLKNRSQAVAYALREGLI; the protein is encoded by the coding sequence GTGACCACGCCGATACCGGTGTTCGTCCGTGCCGAAGACCCCCTCACGGCAGCGGGTTTGGAAGCGGCACTCAAAAGCCGGCCGGAGGTGACTCTCGTCGGCAAGGACAACATCACCGCATGCACGGTGGCCGTGGCCGCGGTCGAAGCTTTCTCGGACGCCACGGTGCGTGCTCTGCGGGCGGTGAGCAGCCGCGGGTGCTCTCGTATGGTGCTCGTCACCGACGGACTGGCCGAGGAACGGCTGCTGGAGGTGGCGGCAATGGGAGTGTGCGCGGTCCTCCCGCGCGCCGAGGCCACCGCGTGCCGGCTGGTTCAGCTGATCGTCGGTGCGACAGCAGGGCAAGGCTCCCTCCCCGCGGCTCTGCCGGGCCGGCTTCTCGCGCATGCGGGCCGGGTGCAACGAAAGGCCCCTTCGGCGGTCCGGGAACAGCCGACAGGTCTGTCGGAACGGGAGATGCGTGTCCTGCAACTGGTCTCCGAGGGCTACGACACACGCGAAATCGCACGCCGGCTCAGCTACTCCGAGCGCACCGTCAAGAGCGCGCTGCACGACATCACAAGCCGCTACCGGCTGAAGAACCGCTCCCAGGCCGTGGCGTATGCACTGCGCGAGGGCCTTATATGA